The genomic window CGCCGGGCACCTTTCGCGTGCGTAAGGGCGAGGACCTGAAAAAGCTGGCCCAGCGCTTGGGCGTGAGCGAGGGCGACATTCGCCGGGACAACCCGCAGATCGACCGGCGCGGCAGCCTGAACGCCGGGCAGGTGTTGCGGCTGCCCGCCCGCCTGATCGCCGCGCAGCGGGCCGCCGAACAGGCAGCCCAGCAAAAAGCAGCCCAGCAAAAGGCCGCTCAGCAAAAGGCCGCTCAGGCCGCCGCCCGCCAGCAGGCCGCCGCGAAGAAGAGGGCGGCACAACTCGCCGCCGCCAAAAAACCCAAGCCCACCACCCACCGGGTCGAGATCGGCGACACCTTCTACAGCGTCGCGCGGCGCTACGGCATCAACCCCATCGCCCTACAGGAGTACAACCCGCGCCTGGCAGGGCAAACGCTGAACGTGGGCGCGGTGCTGAGCCTGGTCGCTCCCCCGCTACGTCCGGCACCTGTGGCCCCAGCCCGCCCGGCGCCGGTTCGTCTGGTGGTGGCCCGACCCGCACCTGCATCACCCACGCCCGCACCTACCGCACCCGCCCGGCCCGCCCCTGCGCGACCTGCTCCTGCGCGGCCTTCTCCTGCACAGCCTGCTCCTCCACGAGTGGCGCAGGCGACGCCCGAACATCATGCCCGCGTGGTGGTGCGGCAAACCAGCAGCCACAGTCTGTGGCAGTGGCCGCTGCCGGGCTACGGACGCATCACCAGCGACTTCGGGTGGCGGGTGCTGGACGGCGAACGCGAAAAACACCAGGGCATCGACGTAGCGGCCCCTCCCGGCACCCCGGTCATCGCGGCGCGCAGCGGGCGGGTCATTCAGGCGCACCTCGACGAGACCTACGGCTGGGGCTGGACAGTAGTAATTCAGCACCCCGACGGCTGGCAGACCCGCTACGCGCACCTCAGCCGTATCTCGGTGGAGGCCGGGCAACTCGTGCGCCAGGGCGAGCGCGTGGGCGCGGTGGGCAGCACGGGCCGCGTCACCGGGCCGCACCTGCACTTCGGGCTGTACCGCAACTGGGACCCTCACAACCCGCTGGCCTTCTACGCGGGCGGGCTGGACTGAGATGGAGACAGCGCCTCACACCGCTTGGCCTTCTACCGTGTGGTACGTGGAGCTGCGCGGCAAGGAGGCCGAGGCCACGCTGCGGCAGTGGCTGGAGCAGCTTCCCGGTCAGGCGGGGTTCGCGGGCGCCGAGCTGCTCGACAGCCCTGCGCAACCGGGCCTCGCGCTGGTGGCGAGCCACTGGAGCGGACCCCTGCCGGAGCTGACGCCGCCCGCTGGGGCCAAACACTGGACCTTCCGGGTGCTGGCGCAGCGCTAACACCTGAACCAACTCCACCTTAAGCCGGACGCGTAGGCGCGGCATCTCCCGCAGGATGGGAAAGATGCCGCGCCCCTTTCTGCCCGCCCTCTTCTCTTCCCGGCTGGTTAACGGAATGTTCGGACTGGTCGCGCTCGGCTGGGCGCTGGGAGCCTGGGTCGGTGAGCGCACGCTGCCGACCCTGCTGCTCGCCTACCTGCCTCCGCTGCTGTGGTTGCTGCCGGCGGGCCTCGCGCTGCTGTGGAGCGTGGGACGGCGCCGGGGACGTGGGCTGGCCCTCCTCACGCTGGGGCTGGCGGCCTGGGGCGCGGGCCTGCTGCACTGGCGGCCTCAAGCCGACGGCGAGTTGCGGGTGCTGACCTACAACGTGGCGCGGGGCAGTCAGGGAACAGCGGCGGCCCTGCTGTCCACCTTGCAGGCCAGCGACGCCGACCTGATTCTGTTGCAGGAAACGAATCTCCTCGACCCGGCAAAGGGGCTTGCCTTGCGTAGCGGTCTGAGTGGTTACGCGCTCACCCAGGGCCGCGAAGTCTGGACCCTCTCGCGCTGGCCGGTGCTGCGGCAGACCCAACACGCGGTGCCCGGCAGCACGCGCACTTTTGCCGAAACGTGGGTCAAGGGCCCGGACGGGCGCACGCTGCGGGTCGTCAATGCCCACCTCGGCACCGTGCTGATTACCAGTGCCCTACGCGGCGACACGGCAAAAGTGCGGCGCACCGCCCAGGCCCGGCGGGAACAGGTGGCACTGCTGTGCCGTATCGCGGCGCACGAGCCGGGGCCGGTGCTGCTCGGTGGCGACCTCAACACGCCGCCACGCGGACGGCTTTACCGGCGCTTGACCGGCTGCTTCGGCCCCGACGCCCATGACCGGGCCGGGCAAGGCCCCGGCTGGACCTTTCCTGGCCTGCTTCTGCGAATCGACCACCTGCTCGTCCGTGA from Deinococcus radiodurans R1 = ATCC 13939 = DSM 20539 includes these protein-coding regions:
- a CDS encoding peptidoglycan DD-metalloendopeptidase family protein, giving the protein MPLLSIRLQMKSSPFARPVLGPVTGILLAGALLLGGAGAESYRVKPGETLYRIALNAGLSEETVQQANPVLRGGHALYAGQMLTIPPKPLPPGTFRVRKGEDLKKLAQRLGVSEGDIRRDNPQIDRRGSLNAGQVLRLPARLIAAQRAAEQAAQQKAAQQKAAQQKAAQAAARQQAAAKKRAAQLAAAKKPKPTTHRVEIGDTFYSVARRYGINPIALQEYNPRLAGQTLNVGAVLSLVAPPLRPAPVAPARPAPVRLVVARPAPASPTPAPTAPARPAPARPAPARPSPAQPAPPRVAQATPEHHARVVVRQTSSHSLWQWPLPGYGRITSDFGWRVLDGEREKHQGIDVAAPPGTPVIAARSGRVIQAHLDETYGWGWTVVIQHPDGWQTRYAHLSRISVEAGQLVRQGERVGAVGSTGRVTGPHLHFGLYRNWDPHNPLAFYAGGLD
- a CDS encoding endonuclease/exonuclease/phosphatase family protein, giving the protein MPRPFLPALFSSRLVNGMFGLVALGWALGAWVGERTLPTLLLAYLPPLLWLLPAGLALLWSVGRRRGRGLALLTLGLAAWGAGLLHWRPQADGELRVLTYNVARGSQGTAAALLSTLQASDADLILLQETNLLDPAKGLALRSGLSGYALTQGREVWTLSRWPVLRQTQHAVPGSTRTFAETWVKGPDGRTLRVVNAHLGTVLITSALRGDTAKVRRTAQARREQVALLCRIAAHEPGPVLLGGDLNTPPRGRLYRRLTGCFGPDAHDRAGQGPGWTFPGLLLRIDHLLVRDLRPTRARVLSMAGSDHRPLLVEYRWGR